The genomic region TTGGAGAATTACTGAAAGAAATGTTGCATAGTCTAACTCAggaagaaatattatttaaatataatgtgTTAGGCACTCAGAAGACGattttttaagtgtatttaaAGCATATTCATTATAGTCATAAATTTAAATACTTCTTGTATAAATTCTTTACcttgaaatgtgaaaaattaCCATTTTAGATGGTATTAACTGTATAGAAGGCTGGAAAACTGAAGTGAAGCTGATTTAttcaaaagaattattcatttaatttccatCATTTAGTATTTATGTTCTGtttcaattcatttattcatttcatcttTATTCATTTATGCAATTTCATTATAACTACAGAAACTGTAGGGTGAGATTTGcagtaaatttattcttttaataggTTTATTCTTACAAAATCCTCTGAGCAGATAAAGGATGCTTGACCATCATATTCATGTCTCCTTAAGTGTTTACAATTTCTTATCTATCTCATTTCCTTtacttatttgaatatttttctttaatttcagaaatttcctGAAATCATTTTGGTAATCTAATATTTTGACATACATATTAAGTATTTACTTATACAATAAATATATGTCATAATATAGATTGTATATAGATGTCATTGAGGAAatcttatcatttaaaaatcaatcaaacaTAGTTCACActagataataaaataagaatataatgaTTTGAGAATTTTCCCTTGTTCTGTATTCATACATTCATTCCTAATTTTATCCATGgtcatttgagattttttttctttttttgtttcataatgtcttttttattgttttaaaagctAAACTGAatacttctaaaaaataaaatttacattgcTAACGgagctgttattattattgttatttgtttaaTTACCGTCATGAATCTATTCTTGCTAGTCCAATGGAGCTTAAAATATTCCTTTCCTATGAGCTTTAGTTTGGCCATATGGCTTCACTTTTTCTGCAAATAAGTATTTTCCCACATGTATCAacagataaagagagagagacacagacaaagagagagaataaaacattttttaaaactctttttgaaTCTGACACTCAGTTTTTTTGAGGTAattcttttttgctgtttttgcccACCCTTATCATCCCTGTGCTCCCATTTTCCAGACATCTCTCTTTTGCCTGTCCCCTTTCCCTACATCTCTCTTTTGTAAGATATCCCCTTTCCCAACATCTGTCTTTTGTCTGTTACTGATTTTGACTTCTCACCTACTTTCTGTTTTTCACCCTTCCTCTGAAAATCTGAAGTCAGAGTGCCCCACTTAGTCACTTCCAGTGCAATAGAAAAATGATTAGAAAGCCTCATTCCAGCccagaataattctttttttttttttttgagtttaaatgcattttatttttaaacaacctacatgacatgtttttccttaaaaacaatgcctccactccaaataaatcacggtcaaaataaatgaagagctcAAGATGACATCAGTCCCGTTTGTCTTAAGTCCTGGTGTTGTGTCGATGACAAGCAGCAGCCAGTTATGATGACAGGTGATAGATCcaaatttgtaatagccaaatttgttaacatttttccatttttaaaccatccttaaagaaaatcatatatgGGGTCACACCATCCTCACGGTAGTCCAGGAGAGCAACCATGCCATCTGGATTCATGTTTTCACCAATAAAGAACTGGTAGTTTTTGAAATTAGCCAGGACGTGCTTGATTTGTTCTGCAGCCCCTGTCATAAAAGGTTTTACTCTTTCTGGTCTCTGTTCTTCAAGTTTGCCTTTGATTGACTTCATGTAATCTTTGATGTACTTCTTGTAGGCTTCTTTTGTGAAGCTGGTTTCCTGCAAGTGATGGTTCATGACAATATCAACACCAGTGATAACTGTGCTTTCGGTACCTTCGCCCTCAGGTCCTTCAGCGGAAGCATTTCCACCAATGAGAGAGTCATCAATGTTACCCTCTGTCCTACTGACCATCTTCCCCTCCACCTCCAAGCATAGGCCGTCTGCGATCTCTCGGATCTTGTAAATGTCGGAGAACATCTCATCATGGCTGATGAGGTCCCGGTAGCTAATCATGATGGCGGCTGAAGGGAGACAGCGGCGGCGCTAGTTTTGCAGGAGGCCGGAGCTCGGAGCGAGCGCGGCGGAGCCGGAGCAGCGCTCGGGGGGAGCCAGAATAATTCTTTCCTCCAACTCTCCTTGGGATAGTTTGGGAGAATAAtgtaatgaaattaattttttatataattactCAACATTTTTGTATGTAATTGCTTCCCAATTCAAATTGCTACCTACTGAGTAAGAGTAAATGAGAGCTATCATCCCTTAGCCTAGCCTAGGTTTTGTACACCAGAAGGTAGGAACaccaatatttatttaaatttatttaaataattatttaaatgcaaGGCTTCCTGTCCATATTCTTAAGTATTAGTTTCCTTTTAAaggatgggagaaaaaaaatgtatgagaCCCCAAAGTAGCAAGCAATTGTTCTCATTTTCCCCTTGAGTTTCAGTTTTTATTTGCAGTCAATATGGACACAAAGATAAGTTCTCCAGTGCTACGAGAGATAGGTAGCAGCATGAAAACCATGGGGAAAAACCAATGCCAATACAGTAGCCAGATGATAAAGCACGGAATGCAAAATTCTATTTGCCATAAACTGACCTACAGAAATGTCATCTGGAAGAAGATTGCTGAGAAACATACAACCAAGGCTAAAACTCTTTAGAATTTAGAGAAAAAGGTAATAGTAGATTCCACCTTACATGTACCCTGGCGATTTTACTAAGTTACCCTCTACACGGTGTGCTCGAGTAAAAGAAAGCACGTTGCAGTGTATTGCTTATTGTTTAAGTTCCTGTTTCCAAAATTGTGACTAGATGTCTGCAAATTAAGTTTGTGAtcttatcctagaaaaagcgttacataactcattgctgaatatcacattTGCTGAATGTCACCTTTGaaggactccccttgggaagctatgtaccaatgcaatgcctagtccacccttcaaagcaattttggaactctttttctggaatgaccaaaGTTGTTCTTGTTTTACCTTTGATGTcttgaatttcattaaaatgtcttcctttcaatctttttttttttaatttcaagcaaagaaaaaggtcattggggccagatcaggtgaataagGGGGTTGtttcaatatagttatttgtgtaCTGggtaaaaactccctcacagacagtgctgtgtagCTGgtccattgttgtgatgcaagagccatgaatttTAGCCAAGATTTTCCATTAAGATTCTCGTAATTTTTCATTCATAGATATTTACTTTGTCTGGAATGCTTCTCAGTCAGTAGACAATTTTGTTatataatttgatgaatttttgcaatgtttttgtcagttctgcttattaTTGGCTGCTctgatctctcttcatcagtgacactttctctcacacagaaaaacatttaatccacttATACCTTCCATTTTTTCATGGCATTAGCCTATAAACTTGGACTTATATTCCCTAATTTCATttccacttttgccaagtttCACAAGAAGTTTACTAATATTTGGTCATTGctgtaattcaagctctgacattctcatgatagCACtccaaaacacacaacaataaggAACTCCACTcaacaagacactgccacatgtcaacatgaacacaactgtgagatacTGACATACCAACATTATAAAAATCTTACCAAGTTGTTcctacagtgctgccaatgtaagcatgTGGTGccaagtttatgaacttaattgtccaactttgtatatttaattttttttctgtaggaaTATTTAGAGGGTATATAGTACTTGCCATTTTTTCAAATGATATGTATAGTTTTAGCAACAGGACATGTTTTTTACATAAATGATAGTACTGTAATTACACAGGTAATAAAAATAGCCTTATAGTGATTTCAAACCTTTGTGTTATCAATAgtcaaaaaagaaattgtgtgGATGGCTCATGAAAGCCATCTATCCTAAGTGATATGTACAGATGAGCACTTTAGATAGCAACAGAAAGAGCAGAAAGAAACTGGAGTCAGCCCCTTCAGAGAGTGTTTTTTCCAGGTTCAGTTTTGTTCATAGAGAATAAGCATTATATATAAACTTACACGTACATAAAAACATATACCTCGTGTTTTATTCTTAGTTATAGTATCTTAGATAAATTCTTATTGGCCATCTGTCACCTCCCATGAGCCACCTTCCAAATACAtcactctaaaaaaaatttttttttattctttgttaattACGATATAAATTACATGCATTCTTCTTTGAACAGTCCTTCACCAGGCAAGGAGCCTATCTCAAGATATATCAGTGTCTTAAACATATCTCCTCTACTTCACAACCAattctaatgaaaaaaatattcattaaaaatacatttatacctgTTTTACCTTTGCTTAAGTTTCCACTGTCCCTTGTCTATTATCTCTTTCATGAAGCTTTTATATATAGCTAGTTCCCAAAGTTGGTTGCTTCCTTTCATTGCTCTAACATTGTTTTGTTCACATCATTAATTAGTGCTATTTTAtacaacatggatggaatatAGCTTAGTGGCTAAGATCATGACCTCAGACGGAGGTTAATCCATGACTCAGCATTTCCCTAAACATGAACCAGGGCAAGTTATTTGAGTTCTTCATTTTAATCAAAAGAGGGGTAATACTAGTTTGTAAAAGTGCCTGAATATGTCTTACTTCAGCTCTGACATATAAAGAGTATGAATGTCACATGTCTGTTCtcacaacaacaaacaaaaactgacacTGAAAAATCAGTGATTTTTCTTGGCTGCAGCAGAGAGCTGAGGTTGCAGGGCAAACCCTGAAATGTAAAGAGACGCTCACCTAGAGTCAAAGACCAGAGGTGCTTAGGTGAAGCAAAAGGATTTGAAATGATAAACTGgtagaaatacttaaaatatacatTGAATGAAGATTATGAGAAATTCCTGGGGTCAGCTCCATTGCAGATGAGCTCAGCCAGTTCAATCTGCATGTAGCCAGATGCTGGATGAACACAGGGTATAgacagggagaagagagaagccCACCTCTGACAGCCAGGTTGTCAATCTCAGATGGCCCTGCCCACACACAGGCAGATGTTCTTCCTTGGTGGGGATGCTTCAACCCCTTCCTGGAGTCTTTTCCCAGCAGCATGGGAGGAGACCATTTCATTTTAATAAGACAATCCCCTTGGTAGAGCCCAAAGGCAGGTTCACTTGTTCCAGAGCCACTCAACTTAACTTCTATTGTGGTGAAGAATAAGAACACCTTTGGAAATTCCAGGGCTCTACTCATTGCCCAAAGCACTCAGTGCCTCACCTGAGGGACTAGAGATGGTCACAGGTCCCCCCAAAACAACACTGGAACTGGTTCTTTCTGGCAAGCACCACCTACTGGCAGAGAGGACAACTTATCAAGCCCTTTACAACATTTACTGACTCAGTCATATAGGCTGTGGTTGATTCTTATTGATAAGTATCATCTATTGTGTCAGAGATTAAATTGGACATGCCCACGCAGCTCATATGGTTAAATAGAACACAGAGATGGGAAAAGAGAGCAGATTTCAAAGACCTCCATTTCCCCTTATCAATAAGAGGCAAAGAATCTGCCCACACACATAGCTTATCACCACTACAGTCTTTAAACAACTAGCAACTAAGAAAACTACCacactatgtgtatatataaccAAGGAATCCACCCAGAACCCAGATTCTATCAAAGCAATGACAAGCAAAGTGAAAGTTTCTTACCCAACAAATGCTACAGACACGCCTTAAAAgtgagagggggaaaaaaatctagaaaaaagaaaactacaaaactagaAGTGATAGGTTCCTCAGATGCAAAAGAATCAGTGTAAGAACTCCAGAGTCAtgaaaaataagagcagaaataCCCCCAACCGGGCTCACTAGCTCTGTAACAATGGATTCctgaccaaaatgaaaatatttaaatgaaaaataaagaatttactgtgccaaaacatttacattctacatttaccaagtttcgcaaatacccctgtaagatgccccacacacagtaactgagataatgccaggaaggctatgttaaccattgtgatgaaaatgtgtcaaatggtctatgaagcgagtgtatgatgccccatgatcatatcaatgtatacagttatgatttaataaaaaaataaaacaaacaaacaaaaaaaaagcagaatggattaaaaaaataaagaaagaatttaaaatatggattttcAGGAAGCTTTatgaaatccaaaagaaaatgaaaaaaccaatggaaagaaaccagaaaaataattcaggaaatgaatgTACTAAAGATATAGacacattaataaaatagaattctggaaatgaaaaatccatttaaggaaaaacaaaaacatagtggAAAGCTTTAAGACTAGTTTAgaccagacagaagaaagaatatcaggaATTGAAGACAATTCTCTTGAATTAACCTAagtcagtcaaaaataaagaatcaataatcaagagacatgaacaaagcTTATGAGgaatatgggattatgtaaaatggccaaacaaaagaatcataagtATTCCTGaggctgaaggaaaaaaagtgcTAGAAAAGCTACTTCAGAgaataattgaagaaaacttcTCTAGTCTTTTTAGGGATTCTTGACATCCAGATAGACGAAGCTCAATTAGATTCATTGCAAAGAGACAATCATCAAGATACCAGGTCATCAGATTGACCAAATTAAGCATGAAAGGGGAGCTCCTGGGAGAAGTGAGGTTAAAACTTTAAAGTtacataaaaaggaaaacctATCAGTCTAACCACAAATTTCTTAGCAGAGACCTTACCTAATTGCCAGAAGGAATTAATTACCCATCTTCAGtgttcttaaacagaacaacttccagcctaAAATTTTGTACCCTGAAATTCTAAGTTTCATATATGAAAGATAAACATTTTCCGGACAGGGAAACACTAAAGGAATTTACCACCAGTAGATATGTCCatcaggaaatactcagaactggATTAGATGTGGATAGGCAAAATATACACCCATCAGTTATAAGCATCCAAATGCTAATTCTCTCAGCTCATATAAAAAATGGCACAGAAGGGAAAACAGAGCAAGAAGTTACTACTTAATACGATGAACAGAACAGCACCCCTCATATAAATTCTATTATGCAACATGAACAGTTTTAATGGCTCATTCAATAAACACAGGCTGGCTGAATAGATGAAAATATACATTCCAGAAATCTTCTATCTCCAGCAAGCACATGTAACTCACAAGAATTCATAAGGATTCAAGATGAAGAATTCATAAGGATTCAATAtttttcatgagaaaaatattccatgcaaatgaaacCATAATTACAGCCATTCTCAATCATATAAAACTGAGTTAAAGCCAACaatgattaaagaaataaaaacaaagatattaaCTATATAATTGTAAAGGGAGTAATTCAACAAGAAATAACAATCCTAAATGTATATTCACCTAATACAAAAGcccccagattcataaagcataTTCTGCTGGATCTTAGCAAACAGATAAAGGGCAGGATTATAATTGCTGGAACAAGAACCCAGTGGCAAATCATCAAAGCAGAACATAAAttaagaaacactggacttaaatgggACTCCAGAACAATGGGCcaaacatttatagaatattttaccaaatatacattcttctcctcaccacatggaacattctccaagattgattaTATTTTAGTCACAAAAGATgtctcaacaattaaaaaataaaaatcatactgtgtatcttcttagaccacagtggcataaaactaaaaatcaatcaCAAGAGAAAATTCAAATCTACACTGTGTAATGGAAATCAAACAACCAGCTGCTGAACAGTTATTGggtcaaaaatgaaattaaggtgGAAATCAAAAATTTCATCTAAATGAAAAAggggacacaagctatcaaaatctatgatATTCAGCAAAAGGAATCGGAAGGGAAAAGTTCATAGGCTTAAATGCTTATATCAGAAAGACAGACTGACATACCTCAAGAAACtagagatgaaagagaaaatcaaacccaaagccagtagagaaaaagaaacaaatgaagtcactacagaactaaatgaagaaaaataacaacaaaaaattgcaaaggataaataaaaaaagttagttctttgaaaaaataagaaaatagaccTCTTGCAAGATTATTTAGTAATAGTAGAAAAAGGACTCAAATAAGTTTAATcagtaatgaaaaattatatattccaaccaataccacaaaaatacaaaataccatcTGTAAATACTATGACAATTCCTACATACATAAActagaaaacatagaggaaatggacaaattccaaTAAAAACACAACCACCCTAGACCCactgaggaagaaatagaactctttaacagaccaatatcaaggaGTGAGATTGAAATAGTAATAACAAATCTTTCCTACAAAAGAAGTGTTGGACTTCATGGATTCACAGCTAAATTCTACCAGACGTAGAAAAAAGAGCTGGTACTCACACTGCCCTAATTATTCCATGGCAGTGAGAAGGAGGAAGTGCTCtctaactcattttatgaaacAATTATCACCTTGGTACTGAagccaggaaagaaaacaaggttagaaagagaaaagtaaagaccaatattccttatgaatatagatgcaaaaaaaattcttaataaaatactagcaaactgtaTCCAACAGCTATCAAAAAATAGTAATTCATTATGAAGAAGTGGGTATCATCCCAGTGATATAAGGATGCTTCactatacataaatcaataaatatgattcaccacgtaaacagaagcaaaaacaaagaacataagaTCATTTCAACTGatgtagaaaaaacatttgacaaaatccaacactttttcataataaaaatcattaacaaactgaacatagaaggaacatatctcataATTGTTAAAtccatgtatgacaaacccacaaccagcACCATACTAAATGGGGAAAGTCGAAAGCATTCCTTTACATACTGAAAGAAGACAAGgctgtccactgtcaccacttctattcaccagggtgctggaagtcctagccagagcaattgggaaagagaaaagatataGAGGGTATCCAAATCTAAAAGAAGGAGGTCAAAATACCACTTTTTGATGacgatatgatcttgtatctagaaaacctcaAAGGCTTCAACAAGAGAGTTATGGAATTAATGAataattcagcaaagtctcaggttacaaaattgatGGACACAAgtaagtagcatttctatacaccaataatagtgaaaatgagaatcaaatcaaagtctCAGTACCATTTACAatacctacaaagaaaaataaaatactccgGAATATATGTAACCAAGGtggtgaaatatctctacaaggagaattGCAAAActccaaggaaagaaatgttaaatgacagaaaaaaaaatgggaaaacataccatgcttataaTTTGGTAGAATCAATcccattaaaatgtttatcaaacccaaattaatttatagattcaatgtaagCCCCACCAAAATACAAGGTCATATTTTCAGAGGCCCAGAAAAAGTATTCTTTCTGTATTTGGAActagaaaagagcctgaataaccaaagaaattttaacataaaggacagatctggaagcatcacattatcagacttcaaactacaCCACTAGGCTATGGTAAACAAAACAGTATGgcattagcacaaaaatagaaaaaaatagaccaatggaacagaacagagatcACAGATACAAAGCCAACTACTTACAGCCAATGATCATGAGCAAAACAGCAGCATATGTGAGGGAAATAAAGGCTGGAAAAActagatagccacatgcagaagaatgaaacaggacctcATCTCTCATAAGcagtaaaaattaattcatgatggataaaagacttaagtgtaaggcatgaaaccacagaattctggaagaaaatgtaggaaaaactcttgtagaaatggaaaatcaagtacTTTATGGCCTACTTAAAGCATTTATGACTGAAACCCCAAAGGAAATTACAGgaatttaaaaaagggaaattacttgattaaattaaaaagcttctgcatagctaagtagatacaacagagtaaatagaaaatatacaaaatgagaaaataacatTCACAACTATGCATCTAATAAAGAGCTGAAATTCAGAACCTATGAAGGAcccaaatcagcaagaaaaaaaatactccatTAAAAGGTGTGccaagacataaaaaaaaagcttttcaaaCTAATACATACTAATGagcaagaaatacatgaaaaaatgctcaatgtttttcatcatcagggaaatgaaaactaaaatcacAGTAAGATACCATCTTGCCCATGCTACGATGCCACCTTACTGCTATTAGAGTAAGGCTATTATTataaagtcccaaaacaataggTGTTAGCATGGCTGCAAAGAGATAGGAATACACTGTTGgaactgaaaattagtacaacctctgtggaaaaagtatataggtttatcaaagaactaaaagtgaagCAATCCCCCTACTAGGTGGGAAAATTGAAAAAACGTTTCGATTTACCCaatggaaaaaaagtcattttatcaaaaagcacCTGCACTCaaaagtttattgcagcacaattaatGATTGAAAAGCTGTGGaatcaacacaagtgcccatcagttcacaaatggattaataaaatgtgatatgtatatacacacacacacacacatacacacaccatggagttCTAGGATGGCTTTTTGCAGAAATTTGGATGTAACTGAAGACAATTAAAGTATCTCATAAATGGAAAGGAAATTCCCCATGTACCTGCCAATGAATTGAAACTAACTGatgggcacacatgtgcacagagggaaggaaaggtcACAGGAAGCCAgtagggaagaggggagggggcaAGGGCAAAATCTACCTGATGAGTGCAAGGAACACTATTTGGATGACGGTTATgcttaacttaattttttttttttttttgtgggttttggccaggctgggtttgaacccgccacctctggcgtatgggactggcgccctaccactttgagccacaggcgccgcccttaactttttttttttttttattaaatcatagctgtgtacattaatgtgatcatagggcaccatactcTAGTTTCATAGagtgtttgacacattttcatcacactggttaacatagccttcctggcattttcttagttattgtgttaagacatttacattccacatttactaagtttcacatatacccttgtaagatgtaccgcaggtgtaatcccaccaatcctcctccctctgcccacctcctgcccctttcccccttcccctcttcttaggttgtaactgggttataactttcatgggaaagccataaattagtttcatagtagggctgactacattggatactttttcttccattcttggcatactttactaagaagaatatgctccagctccctaacttaagcattataaaagctatctatgtaacaaaaatatttttcctgggCAGTGCCCGTTGATCaatgagtagagcaccggccccataaactgAATCcaaactgagggtggcgggtttgaacccagcccaggccagctaaaacagcaatgacaactgcaacaaaaaatagctgggcatgtggcagtgcctacagtcccagctaatcaggaggctgtggcaagagaatcgtctaagcccaagagttggagtttgctgtgagctgtgatgccacagcactctgccgaggatgacaaagtgagtctctgtctaaaaaaaaagaaaaaaaattactcctttaatgttttgaaaattaaaaaatacgaTTAAGTAAAAAAAGAGTAGAGCGAAACATTtaatatgtttaaagaaaaaaatttccttcaaaagtgaaagagaaatagaCTTTTTCAGATcagtatcaataaataaaaacatcaattAGCAGAGGACCTTCCCTGCAAGAAATACTAAAAGATGTTCTTTATAATTTGGGAATGGGAAATCAAGTACTATatgttctcatttatatgtgggAGTTATGTATTTGTGGCCACACAGAGTGGAATGACATTGAAGACTTCCAAGTTGGGAGGGGGtgaggaataaaaaataatctgttaGATACAATGTTCACTGTTGGGTGATGGGTGCACTTAAAGTTCTATCTAATTGCTatacatcatatatatgtatatatatgtaacaaaactgcacttgtatccctaagtaaaataaataaaaataaaaattagagaaaaaagttATTCAGGCAGAAAAAAGGTGGTATGTCAGAAACTTGAATCTgtatgaagaaaaagacaaaaaagcattacagaaaataaaaaatgaaggtaaaataacatatattctcttatttttaattaatttattatataattatttgtttaagtAATAATGCTGAAATGTTAATCAGTGATTATAGCATGATAAGTGAAATGATATCAATAATGTCACAAATAATGAGAAGGGGCCGTTGGGAACATTACTTataggatatttgcatatatatgaaATGGGATAGTGTTAACACATTAATGACCATGTGAGTTTTATTTAACTTATGCTAAACAAAATAGCCTTCCCagggccttgtgaagcatatagGACTGGTGGCTAGGAGAGAAGGTCCATAGGAGGGCTGGGCACTGTGAACCTCTGCCTGCTGTTTTTGCTGTCATAGACACATCTTTATCATTGTCACCCTGCTCCAGCCCTCTAGAACCCTGTAGCACTGAATGAAtatattggaaaagaagaaaaaaatcagtactcTACTGACCTTTaggaagggaggggaagcagaacGATTTAAGCCagaagcaaacagaagaaaagaataatagaaatGAGAGCAGAAATCAGTGACATTGAAACAGGAAATcaatacagaaataaatgaatccaaACTAATTCTTTGGAATGAACAACAAAAGTGATAAATCCATTGTGAATCTAGccaaagaaagaagagagcaaaGAGAAATGGCAACATCAGAAACGGAGGACAGATCATGACCAGTGGCCCCCAGCGTGTGAAAAAGGCAGTAAAGAAGTACCGTGAACAAATCTCGGCCTGCGCATTTGACAACTTAAAGGAACATGAAGACATTATTATTCTATGAAAACTAGAGAAGAAACtacaggaaaggaaaataacaattatattagtcactacagaaaaataatttgacaaaatgcaatgtcca from Nycticebus coucang isolate mNycCou1 chromosome 20, mNycCou1.pri, whole genome shotgun sequence harbors:
- the LOC128572852 gene encoding translationally-controlled tumor protein-like translates to MISYRDLISHDEMFSDIYKIREIADGLCLEVEGKMVSRTEGNIDDSLIGGNASAEGPEGEGTESTVITGVDIVMNHHLQETSFTKEAYKKYIKDYMKSIKGKLEEQRPERVKPFMTGAAEQIKHVLANFKNYQFFIGENMNPDGMVALLDYREDGVTPYMIFFKDGLKMEKC